One Novipirellula caenicola genomic region harbors:
- a CDS encoding cytochrome c oxidase assembly factor Coa1 family protein has protein sequence MSMPPNDPFETNPNSRFATPQSTPSESNTWKWVLGIILGVCVVGGLVCCGGIYFMFNMGKGMMADMVKQEMSANPVIQEHIGEIQSIELNLAATGEAGQDKPGVLAFDLVGSKGSGVLEIKQDRNQSGEAMTIHSAELVMPDGTRYEVMSDLDSFEDQIDTGIEIDAGSAELDHSESEILLK, from the coding sequence ATGTCGATGCCCCCTAACGATCCGTTTGAGACCAACCCAAACAGCCGATTTGCGACCCCGCAGTCGACACCATCCGAGAGCAACACCTGGAAATGGGTGTTGGGAATCATCTTAGGTGTATGTGTTGTCGGTGGATTGGTGTGCTGTGGCGGCATCTATTTCATGTTCAACATGGGCAAGGGCATGATGGCCGACATGGTCAAACAGGAAATGAGCGCTAACCCCGTGATCCAAGAACACATCGGCGAAATCCAATCGATCGAGCTGAACTTGGCAGCGACCGGCGAAGCGGGGCAAGACAAGCCAGGCGTGCTGGCATTTGACTTGGTCGGCAGCAAAGGATCCGGCGTGCTCGAGATCAAGCAAGACCGCAACCAGAGCGGCGAAGCGATGACGATTCATTCAGCGGAACTGGTGATGCCCGATGGAACTCGCTACGAAGTCATGTCGGATTTGGATTCGTTTGAAGACCAAATTGACACCGGGATCGAAATCGATGCCGGTTCAGCCGAACTGGATCACTCCGAATCCGAAATCCTGCTCAAATAA
- a CDS encoding WecB/TagA/CpsF family glycosyltransferase: protein MNEPRNPSDSAAAATVPQPAPPLPDRIRSEVWDVPFDHLTLAEAVDWIECLVQRRVPSYVITANLNYCMLHHRDPAVGAITDDADLILADGQPIVLRSRLSKAPIPERVAGSEMIYHLAERCSDNGWGIYFLGGEEGVAAQCANKLQTMYPGLKISGVESPPFRQLSEREQHEQDQRIKKSGAAILLVAFGQPKGEKWIHENYKRLGIPVSIQLGASFDFIAGTAKRAPMAWQKIGMEWAYRMCSDPKRLVPRYAKNATFLLGALIEDWKRLVTSWGMGDWSNRPER from the coding sequence ATGAACGAACCTCGCAATCCAAGCGATTCCGCTGCTGCCGCGACGGTGCCACAACCGGCTCCGCCGCTGCCGGATCGAATTCGTAGTGAAGTTTGGGATGTGCCTTTTGATCATCTAACGCTTGCCGAAGCGGTGGATTGGATCGAGTGCTTGGTTCAGCGACGTGTCCCCAGTTACGTGATCACCGCAAATCTAAACTACTGCATGCTGCATCATCGCGATCCCGCGGTCGGCGCGATCACCGACGACGCGGACCTAATCCTTGCCGACGGACAACCGATTGTATTGCGGAGCCGATTGTCCAAAGCACCGATTCCCGAACGGGTCGCCGGCAGCGAAATGATCTACCACCTAGCCGAACGCTGCAGCGATAACGGTTGGGGAATCTACTTTCTTGGTGGTGAAGAGGGCGTGGCGGCACAGTGCGCCAACAAGCTACAAACAATGTATCCCGGGCTGAAGATTTCGGGCGTCGAATCGCCGCCGTTTCGCCAACTCAGCGAACGCGAACAACATGAACAGGATCAACGCATCAAGAAATCAGGTGCAGCAATCCTGTTGGTCGCATTTGGGCAACCCAAAGGCGAGAAATGGATCCACGAGAACTACAAACGATTGGGGATCCCGGTCAGCATCCAGCTCGGCGCGTCGTTTGACTTTATCGCCGGAACGGCCAAGCGAGCACCGATGGCTTGGCAAAAGATCGGGATGGAATGGGCTTATCGGATGTGCAGCGACCCGAAACGGCTCGTCCCTCGCTACGCAAAAAACGCGACCTTTTTATTGGGCGCGTTGATCGAAGATTGGAAGCGTTTGGTCACAAGTTGGGGAATGGGCGATTGGAGCAATCGCCCCGAGCGATAA
- the lpdA gene encoding dihydrolipoyl dehydrogenase codes for MHSPVVVLGGGPGGYAAAFLAADEGLDVTIVEAEPRLGGTCLLRGCIPSKALLHVAKVISEVDELREDWGVVYDEKPKIDVDKVRARKEKVISNLTGGLGQLAKRRNVTVIQARGTFLNSTTLKLEGDDESIPEGGELTFDHCIVATGSVPTMPPAFDIGSDRVMDSTGALALADIPETLLVVGGGYIGLEMGSVYAHLGSKVTVVELAEGLLPGADRDLVKPLAKRINQMCDGRVLLNTKVGSLAEDGDKIQVTFEGPAHFGHEKFDRVLISIGRRPVTRGLGLENTNVVVNDRGFIECDAQQRTADPHIFAIGDVAGDPMLAHKATHEGRVAAEVIAGKPAAFDKVAIPAVVFTDPEIAWAGLTEGEAKAAGRKVDVEVYPWAASGRAQALNITDGLTKWLVDPETQRVLGCGIVGSGAGELIAEAVLAIEMGCEVHDITESVHPHPTLSETLMNAGEVHFGTATEIYKPKKKPAAAAS; via the coding sequence ATGCATAGTCCTGTTGTTGTTCTCGGTGGTGGTCCTGGTGGTTACGCAGCCGCGTTTTTGGCTGCCGACGAAGGCCTTGATGTGACGATCGTCGAAGCCGAGCCTCGACTCGGTGGCACCTGTCTGCTGCGTGGCTGTATCCCTAGCAAGGCGCTTCTGCATGTTGCCAAGGTGATCAGCGAAGTGGACGAGCTGCGTGAAGATTGGGGCGTCGTGTATGACGAAAAACCCAAGATCGATGTCGACAAAGTGCGAGCTCGCAAAGAGAAAGTGATCTCGAATTTGACCGGCGGTTTGGGCCAATTGGCGAAACGCCGCAACGTGACCGTGATCCAAGCGCGGGGCACGTTCCTGAACTCGACCACACTGAAACTCGAAGGCGATGACGAATCAATCCCCGAGGGTGGCGAATTGACCTTCGACCACTGCATCGTCGCGACCGGCAGCGTGCCGACCATGCCGCCCGCGTTCGACATTGGCAGCGATCGTGTGATGGACAGCACCGGTGCTCTCGCGCTCGCCGATATCCCCGAAACCTTGTTGGTCGTCGGTGGCGGTTACATCGGGTTGGAAATGGGCAGCGTGTATGCTCATCTCGGCTCGAAAGTCACGGTGGTCGAGCTCGCCGAAGGCTTGTTGCCCGGAGCCGATCGGGACCTCGTCAAACCGCTCGCCAAACGCATCAACCAAATGTGCGATGGCCGCGTGCTGCTCAATACCAAAGTCGGCTCATTGGCCGAAGACGGCGACAAGATCCAAGTCACCTTTGAAGGTCCCGCCCACTTTGGTCATGAAAAATTCGATCGCGTGCTGATCAGCATCGGACGTCGTCCGGTGACTCGCGGGCTCGGATTGGAAAACACCAACGTGGTGGTCAATGACCGCGGCTTCATCGAATGTGACGCTCAGCAACGTACCGCCGACCCGCATATTTTCGCGATTGGTGACGTCGCAGGCGATCCAATGCTCGCTCACAAAGCGACCCACGAAGGCCGCGTGGCAGCCGAAGTCATCGCGGGCAAACCTGCCGCGTTTGACAAAGTTGCGATTCCCGCAGTGGTCTTTACCGACCCCGAAATTGCCTGGGCCGGTTTGACCGAAGGCGAAGCCAAGGCGGCCGGCCGCAAGGTCGATGTCGAAGTTTATCCATGGGCCGCGAGCGGCCGCGCTCAAGCTTTGAACATCACCGATGGGTTAACCAAATGGTTGGTCGATCCGGAGACCCAACGCGTGCTCGGTTGTGGCATCGTCGGCAGCGGTGCAGGCGAATTGATCGCCGAAGCCGTGTTGGCGATCGAGATGGGTTGCGAAGTGCATGACATCACCGAAAGCGTTCACCCGCACCCGACACTCAGCGAAACGTTGATGAACGCAGGCGAAGTCCACTTCGGTACGGCCACCGAAATCTACAAGCCGAAAAAGAAGCCTGCTGCCGCAGCTAGCTAA
- a CDS encoding DinB family protein has protein sequence MPNIGPMIAASSRIGLANAQRMLKDVTPEQFARFAKCGDTVIESNHPAFVFGHLSLYASEVIKALGGDASAYLPSEEFVKVFSKSAKCVDDPEGNIYPPMDEILNAFNTGYEAALAALEKADDAVFLEVNPNEAMRERLPTTGAMLNFYVGGHITLHVGQISAWRRACGLGPA, from the coding sequence GTGCCCAACATCGGTCCCATGATCGCCGCGTCCAGCCGGATTGGACTCGCCAACGCCCAACGAATGCTCAAAGACGTTACCCCCGAACAATTTGCTCGCTTTGCCAAGTGTGGCGACACTGTAATTGAGTCAAACCATCCTGCGTTTGTGTTTGGGCACCTGAGTCTGTACGCGTCCGAGGTGATCAAGGCGTTGGGAGGCGATGCATCGGCATACCTGCCGAGCGAGGAATTTGTCAAAGTCTTCTCGAAGTCGGCCAAGTGCGTCGATGATCCCGAGGGCAACATCTATCCACCGATGGACGAAATCCTAAACGCGTTCAACACTGGCTATGAAGCGGCGTTGGCAGCACTGGAAAAGGCCGATGACGCTGTGTTTCTAGAGGTGAACCCCAATGAAGCAATGCGAGAGCGTCTGCCAACGACCGGTGCCATGTTGAACTTCTACGTCGGCGGGCACATCACGCTGCACGTCGGACAAATCAGTGCGTGGCGGCGAGCGTGTGGTTTGGGGCCGGCGTAA
- a CDS encoding MBOAT family protein, which yields MLFTQAEFLIFFLVVLATVWMTGNRVVRNTILLCASYYFYAYWDIRFCLLLLLSTTVDFVVSRAIHNSNHTATRRGWLIVSIAVNLGVLAFFKYFNFFIASAAPMVEAFGGSASTLNIILPVGISFYTFQTLSYTIDVYRRVLRPTHSLLDFALYVAFFPQLVAGPIVRARELLPQLSTTPNWSNRRFYYGFQQLLRGAVKKVLMADRLGEMVDVVFENPDFYSSSTLWLAVIAYAGQIYLDFSGYTDMAIGSAKMLGYRFPKNFRHPYLATSMSEFWHRWHMTLSRWLRDYLYIPLGGNRNSTIATYRNLMITMTLGGLWHGAAWTFVLWGMLHGAALCLERAIRSVTSRRLPKLLHWGLVMMVVLVGWVLFRSTDIDAAASMLRRLTLPSPGIDWYPPLVIGVLACMAIEHAVWMTRWRRTMRLPPNAWYSPIATTVMLWALLIYAPVGFQPFVYFQF from the coding sequence ATGCTTTTTACTCAAGCCGAGTTTCTGATTTTCTTTCTTGTCGTCCTCGCTACGGTTTGGATGACGGGCAATCGCGTTGTTCGAAATACGATCCTGCTGTGCGCCAGCTACTACTTCTATGCCTATTGGGACATCCGATTTTGCTTGTTGCTGTTGTTGTCGACGACTGTCGACTTTGTCGTCTCTCGTGCGATCCACAACAGCAATCACACGGCGACGCGTCGCGGCTGGCTGATCGTTAGTATTGCGGTCAACCTGGGTGTCTTGGCGTTCTTTAAGTACTTCAATTTCTTCATCGCTTCGGCGGCACCGATGGTCGAAGCGTTTGGCGGCAGCGCCAGCACGCTGAACATCATCCTGCCGGTCGGCATTTCGTTTTATACCTTTCAAACGCTTAGCTATACGATTGATGTTTATCGGCGAGTGTTGCGACCAACACACAGCCTGCTTGACTTTGCCCTGTACGTTGCATTCTTTCCGCAGCTGGTCGCGGGCCCGATCGTCCGTGCACGTGAATTGCTGCCGCAGCTTTCCACGACTCCAAATTGGTCCAATCGGCGATTTTATTATGGTTTTCAGCAACTTTTGCGAGGTGCGGTCAAAAAGGTTTTGATGGCCGACCGATTGGGCGAAATGGTGGATGTCGTCTTCGAAAACCCGGACTTTTACAGCAGCAGCACATTGTGGTTGGCCGTGATCGCCTATGCCGGCCAAATCTACCTGGATTTTTCCGGATACACCGACATGGCGATCGGATCGGCAAAGATGCTTGGTTATCGCTTTCCCAAGAATTTCAGGCACCCGTACCTCGCTACGTCCATGTCCGAATTTTGGCACCGTTGGCACATGACGCTCTCACGTTGGTTACGCGATTATCTGTACATCCCACTTGGTGGCAACCGAAACTCGACAATCGCAACGTATCGCAACTTGATGATCACGATGACTCTTGGCGGGCTGTGGCACGGTGCGGCTTGGACGTTTGTGTTGTGGGGCATGCTGCATGGTGCTGCGTTGTGTCTCGAGCGAGCGATCCGCAGCGTGACGTCACGGCGACTACCGAAGTTGCTTCACTGGGGATTGGTGATGATGGTGGTGTTGGTCGGTTGGGTGCTGTTCCGATCGACGGACATAGACGCCGCGGCAAGCATGCTGCGGCGATTGACGCTGCCATCACCGGGGATCGATTGGTACCCACCGCTGGTGATCGGCGTGCTTGCATGCATGGCGATCGAGCACGCGGTGTGGATGACACGTTGGCGACGAACGATGCGGTTGCCGCCGAATGCATGGTATTCGCCCATCGCAACCACCGTGATGCTTTGGGCTTTGTTAATCTATGCACCTGTCGGTTTTCAGCCGTTTGTCTATTTCCAATTCTGA
- a CDS encoding sugar phosphate isomerase/epimerase family protein, with product MNMSTLRGQNLTITQQIEVAAKAGYDGVEPWIRDLEAYVKNGGSVADLRKQIEDAGMTVDSAIGFANWISDDAEQRKAGLEVARRDMELVRSIGGAMIAAPPIGAHQKDAISPPLPVIAERYRALLQLGDEIGVTPQLELWGFSPTLSKLGELAYVATAAEHPKACVLPDFYHIYKGGSDFAGLGMIEASRMHCFHINDYPGEPSQRDISDKDRVFPGDGVCPLVPTIRQLLGNGFRGTFSLELFNPEYWKRDALEVAREGLEKSKRVVADAIVEA from the coding sequence CTGAACATGAGTACGCTGCGAGGGCAGAATCTGACGATCACACAGCAGATCGAAGTAGCGGCCAAAGCGGGCTACGATGGCGTTGAGCCGTGGATTCGGGATCTCGAAGCCTATGTCAAGAATGGGGGGAGCGTTGCGGATCTGCGAAAGCAGATTGAAGACGCAGGAATGACGGTCGACAGTGCCATCGGTTTTGCAAATTGGATCAGCGACGACGCCGAACAGCGAAAAGCCGGTCTCGAAGTGGCTCGTCGTGACATGGAGTTGGTCCGGTCGATCGGGGGGGCGATGATTGCGGCGCCGCCGATCGGCGCGCATCAAAAGGACGCGATTTCGCCCCCGCTGCCGGTGATCGCCGAGCGTTATCGTGCACTTTTGCAGCTTGGCGACGAAATTGGCGTGACGCCGCAATTGGAACTTTGGGGATTTTCACCCACGCTCAGCAAACTCGGTGAATTGGCTTACGTCGCGACAGCGGCAGAGCATCCCAAGGCATGTGTACTGCCCGATTTCTATCACATCTACAAAGGCGGCAGCGATTTTGCCGGCCTCGGGATGATCGAAGCCTCGCGGATGCACTGCTTTCACATCAACGATTATCCAGGCGAACCGTCGCAACGCGACATTAGTGACAAAGACCGCGTTTTTCCTGGTGATGGTGTCTGCCCGCTCGTGCCAACGATTCGTCAATTGTTAGGCAACGGATTTCGCGGCACCTTTTCACTCGAGTTGTTCAATCCCGAATATTGGAAACGCGACGCGCTGGAAGTCGCTCGCGAGGGATTGGAAAAATCCAAGCGAGTCGTGGCGGATGCGATTGTCGAAGCGTAA
- the hrpB gene encoding ATP-dependent helicase HrpB has protein sequence MSDSVPGDPVSRNPLANDAESFGLPVAECLDAILNAAAESRPVVLKAPPGAGKTTLVPLALLQRNVVDDGEILLIQPRRLAARGAAARLAKLDGSELGSRIGYHVRFDRCTSKQTRLVVMTTGMLLRRLSDDPLLENVGGVILDEFHERSLEIDSALGMLQRIRTTLRPELKLIVMSATLATEPIVDFLGDAVSVHSEGRAFPVDIVHSPHLSKQPLDSQILETLPDALARTAGHVLIFLPGVGEIRRTHRMIAASGIAEDCILHDLYGEMSTGDQDAVLAASKRRKIILATNVAETSVTIPGVTAVIDSGLARVMRFNPAVGLPVLRLEPISQASAEQRAGRAGRTEAGVCFRLWPLAAHRSRRLHESPEIERADFSSTALMLAGWGERDAIDFPWLTPPSLETVDRAKRLLVALGAIDDAGALLAVGRRMLRLPLHPRIARFLVAADDFAVVSDAAFVAALLSERGPFRSQSLSLFDQLDKLKRFLEGDARVEIDRGAAKQIHRVAKQFCRIMGAAEPLQSNAVNHHALQQCLLAAYPDRVARRRSHDSDRGLMVGGRGVQLAHPSMTDESGSPARYFVCIDVDDRGNEALVRIAVPIELDWLDPSQLRTVDEPFYDLAKQVVIARRRQYFHDLVLSESPIECQPSPYVATVLADVVRDDVESLLSDKNEAALTFLRRVRFLHSHLPDLDIPKLDDAAVQTVLQQLCQSVTSMAQLRRAAWLDHFKGIFDYAQLQQIDRHAPERITVPSGNTVRVEYVQGKPPAIHVKLQELFGWTDTPRIAGGKVPLQLHLLGPNRRPQQITDDLNSFWRTTYPVVRKELRRRYPKHYWPEDALTAKATHNGLKPRD, from the coding sequence GTGAGCGATTCGGTTCCCGGCGACCCTGTGTCACGTAATCCGCTGGCAAACGATGCGGAAAGCTTCGGTTTGCCGGTTGCGGAATGCTTGGACGCGATTCTGAACGCCGCTGCCGAGTCGCGACCGGTGGTACTGAAGGCGCCACCGGGAGCTGGCAAGACGACGCTGGTTCCGCTCGCATTGTTGCAGCGGAATGTTGTCGACGATGGCGAGATCCTCTTGATTCAACCGCGTCGTTTGGCAGCCCGCGGGGCCGCGGCTCGGTTGGCTAAACTGGATGGCAGTGAATTAGGCAGCCGTATCGGCTATCACGTTCGCTTTGATCGATGCACGTCCAAACAAACGCGATTGGTCGTAATGACGACCGGCATGCTGCTTCGCCGGCTTAGCGACGATCCGCTGCTGGAGAATGTGGGCGGCGTGATTTTGGACGAGTTCCACGAACGCAGCCTCGAGATCGATTCGGCCTTGGGGATGCTGCAGCGGATTCGCACGACGCTTCGTCCCGAATTGAAATTGATCGTTATGTCGGCCACGTTGGCGACCGAACCGATTGTCGATTTTCTTGGCGATGCCGTTTCGGTCCACAGCGAAGGCCGGGCCTTTCCGGTGGACATCGTCCATTCACCTCATCTGTCCAAACAGCCGCTCGATTCGCAGATCCTTGAAACGTTGCCCGATGCGCTCGCTCGAACCGCAGGGCATGTGCTGATCTTTTTACCAGGCGTGGGGGAGATCCGGCGGACGCACCGGATGATCGCGGCCAGCGGGATTGCAGAGGATTGCATTTTGCATGATCTGTATGGCGAGATGAGTACGGGCGATCAAGACGCCGTGCTTGCCGCCTCGAAACGTCGCAAAATCATTCTTGCCACCAATGTCGCCGAAACCTCGGTCACGATTCCCGGGGTGACCGCCGTGATCGACAGCGGGCTTGCCCGCGTGATGCGGTTCAATCCTGCCGTGGGGCTTCCGGTGCTTCGTTTGGAACCCATTTCTCAGGCGTCGGCCGAACAACGTGCGGGGCGGGCTGGGCGAACCGAAGCGGGCGTCTGTTTCCGGCTCTGGCCGCTGGCGGCCCACCGCTCACGCCGGCTACACGAGTCGCCTGAAATCGAGCGGGCTGACTTTAGTTCCACCGCCTTGATGTTGGCCGGTTGGGGAGAACGCGATGCAATCGATTTTCCCTGGCTAACGCCCCCGTCGCTGGAAACGGTGGACCGAGCCAAACGGTTGTTGGTTGCGCTCGGTGCAATCGATGACGCTGGTGCGTTGTTGGCCGTAGGGCGGCGCATGTTGCGATTGCCGCTTCACCCTCGCATCGCCCGGTTCCTCGTTGCCGCCGATGACTTCGCGGTGGTGTCGGATGCTGCTTTTGTGGCGGCGCTGTTGAGTGAACGCGGTCCGTTTCGCTCGCAGTCACTGAGTCTGTTTGATCAGCTCGACAAATTGAAACGTTTTCTCGAGGGCGATGCTCGTGTCGAAATCGATCGTGGGGCAGCAAAACAAATTCATCGAGTCGCTAAACAGTTTTGTCGAATCATGGGGGCAGCAGAACCGTTGCAATCAAACGCAGTGAATCATCACGCGTTGCAGCAATGTCTACTTGCGGCGTACCCCGATCGCGTTGCACGGCGACGCAGCCACGACAGCGACCGTGGGCTGATGGTGGGCGGCCGCGGTGTCCAATTGGCTCATCCGTCGATGACCGACGAATCAGGATCGCCGGCAAGGTATTTTGTCTGTATTGATGTCGACGATCGTGGAAACGAAGCCTTGGTTCGAATCGCAGTGCCGATCGAACTCGATTGGCTTGACCCGTCGCAGCTTCGTACGGTTGATGAACCATTTTATGATCTCGCGAAACAAGTCGTGATCGCACGACGGCGGCAATATTTTCATGATCTGGTGCTCAGCGAATCACCGATTGAGTGTCAGCCGAGTCCCTATGTGGCAACGGTTTTGGCCGATGTGGTTCGAGACGATGTTGAATCGTTGCTAAGCGACAAAAACGAGGCCGCGTTGACTTTTTTACGACGTGTCCGCTTTCTGCATTCACACCTGCCCGATCTAGACATCCCCAAGCTTGATGACGCCGCGGTACAGACCGTCTTGCAGCAACTGTGTCAATCGGTGACGTCGATGGCACAGCTTCGCCGAGCAGCATGGTTGGATCATTTCAAAGGAATCTTCGATTACGCCCAGCTGCAGCAGATTGATCGGCATGCGCCCGAGCGAATCACCGTCCCCAGCGGCAATACCGTTCGCGTTGAATACGTCCAAGGAAAGCCTCCGGCAATTCATGTCAAGCTGCAAGAATTGTTCGGCTGGACCGACACGCCTCGGATCGCGGGCGGCAAGGTGCCGCTGCAGTTGCATTTGCTCGGTCCAAATCGTCGGCCGCAACAGATCACCGATGACTTGAATAGTTTTTGGAGGACAACCTATCCGGTAGTCCGCAAAGAACTTCGCCGTCGCTATCCCAAGCACTATTGGCCCGAAGACGCTCTGACCGCAAAGGCGACTCACAACGGGCTGAAGCCTCGCGATTAA
- a CDS encoding peptidylprolyl isomerase — translation MKVATFDTTKGKIRIELFDDKTPKTVENFETLCEKKFYDGLSFHRVIPDFMIQGGCPLGTGTGGPGYKFEDEFHPELKHDGPGVLSMANAGPNTNGSQFFITHLATPHLDGKHSVFGKVIEGQDVVDSIEQGDKMTTVRVTEE, via the coding sequence ATGAAAGTTGCAACGTTTGACACCACCAAAGGCAAAATCCGAATCGAACTTTTCGACGACAAGACCCCAAAAACGGTCGAAAATTTTGAAACGCTTTGCGAAAAGAAATTCTACGATGGGCTGAGCTTCCATCGCGTGATCCCCGATTTCATGATCCAAGGCGGCTGCCCGCTTGGTACCGGAACCGGCGGACCAGGCTACAAATTCGAAGATGAGTTTCATCCTGAATTGAAGCACGACGGCCCGGGCGTTCTTTCGATGGCCAACGCCGGTCCGAACACCAACGGATCCCAATTCTTCATCACGCACCTTGCGACTCCGCACTTGGACGGCAAACACAGCGTGTTTGGCAAGGTCATCGAAGGCCAAGACGTTGTCGATTCGATCGAACAAGGCGACAAGATGACGACCGTGCGAGTGACCGAAGAGTAA
- a CDS encoding DUF6677 family protein has protein sequence MPSNEDNVIAVDGLRVDLRNRSLAAFLAWLLPGAGHYYQGRTSKAALFFVCILSTWVLGFALGGGHVVYASWQPGDKRWHYFLQAGVGVAAFPALVQGNRMRVMTEDGRTLNSYEPLWGGFMAPPRRPVIENNADDVSAWFARHGAGYEMGTWYTVIAGLLNILVIYDAFGGPLSVPISGRKKEGDDDKDGDKDSSDAEIPSPALGSKP, from the coding sequence ATGCCCTCTAATGAAGACAATGTGATCGCGGTCGATGGACTCCGTGTCGATCTTCGCAATCGATCTCTTGCCGCGTTCTTAGCTTGGTTGCTGCCCGGTGCCGGACATTATTACCAAGGGCGCACCAGCAAAGCGGCGTTATTTTTTGTTTGCATTCTTTCTACCTGGGTTCTGGGGTTTGCACTCGGTGGGGGGCACGTGGTGTACGCATCATGGCAGCCTGGTGACAAACGTTGGCATTACTTTCTGCAAGCCGGGGTCGGGGTCGCCGCGTTTCCAGCGTTGGTGCAAGGGAACCGGATGCGAGTGATGACCGAAGATGGACGAACACTGAATAGTTACGAACCGCTGTGGGGCGGATTTATGGCGCCGCCACGTCGCCCGGTGATTGAAAACAATGCCGATGATGTCTCGGCTTGGTTTGCTCGCCACGGCGCGGGATACGAGATGGGGACGTGGTACACAGTGATCGCAGGACTGCTGAATATCTTGGTGATCTACGATGCGTTCGGAGGCCCGCTTTCGGTTCCGATTAGCGGACGAAAAAAAGAAGGCGACGATGACAAGGATGGCGACAAAGACAGCAGCGATGCCGAGATCCCTTCGCCCGCGTTGGGGTCCAAACCCTAG
- the trkA gene encoding Trk system potassium transporter TrkA, with product MRVLTLGAGTVGRWIADILCRRRHSVTVVDNDPANVRRINSELDVRAIQGNASQSTVLFQADVCSADIVLAVTGDDEVNIVAASMAKALGARRSIARVYAPAFGDLSTFDYQRHFNIDSILSLEQLTAFELTRAIRNPDAIPLEHFARGQLEVYEMQITNNASAAGTRLRELKIPGNVRVGSIAREGRMWIASGEDELKSGDRVSLIGMPDAVTKARGTFGAEAEERRSRKRVMIAGGGETGFHLAGSLSPHDYRIVLLERDIDRCDHLSKTLPDVTVINANANRRSILEDEGAGTVDYFVACTGNDESNIMAGVEARELGASRVMCVVGRPDYANVVAKLGIDRAVSERDVLARQILGFLNEGAIISQSRLPSGEIGVYELEVVEGTRVTSATLADLPLAGRCLIAAIQRDGFVRVPRADDQLKPGDIVVALVDQASAEESLGLFNAPTRGKANSPS from the coding sequence GTGCGAGTTCTGACTTTGGGTGCCGGAACGGTGGGCCGCTGGATCGCCGACATTCTTTGTCGGCGTCGACACAGCGTGACGGTAGTCGACAACGATCCGGCAAACGTTCGCCGAATTAACAGCGAATTGGATGTGCGGGCGATCCAGGGGAACGCTTCGCAAAGCACGGTGTTGTTTCAAGCCGACGTCTGTAGCGCCGATATCGTGTTGGCCGTGACCGGCGATGACGAAGTCAATATTGTTGCCGCCAGCATGGCAAAGGCATTGGGGGCACGCCGCAGCATCGCACGGGTCTACGCACCCGCCTTTGGCGATCTCAGCACATTTGATTACCAGCGCCATTTCAATATCGATAGCATCCTGTCGCTCGAACAATTGACGGCATTCGAGTTGACGCGCGCGATTCGCAACCCAGATGCGATTCCACTGGAACACTTTGCTCGTGGACAATTGGAGGTCTACGAGATGCAAATCACCAACAATGCCAGCGCGGCGGGTACTCGGCTTCGCGAACTAAAGATCCCCGGCAACGTCCGTGTCGGCTCGATCGCGCGAGAAGGCCGAATGTGGATCGCCAGCGGCGAAGACGAACTGAAATCAGGCGACCGGGTCAGCTTGATTGGGATGCCCGATGCAGTCACCAAGGCACGAGGCACATTTGGCGCCGAAGCCGAAGAACGCAGGTCACGAAAACGAGTGATGATTGCCGGCGGCGGCGAAACCGGATTCCACTTGGCCGGATCACTCAGCCCACATGATTATCGCATCGTGCTTTTGGAACGCGACATCGATCGATGTGACCATCTCTCTAAAACGCTGCCCGACGTTACCGTGATCAATGCCAATGCAAATCGGCGGAGCATTTTGGAAGATGAAGGCGCGGGGACGGTCGATTACTTCGTTGCCTGTACCGGCAATGACGAAAGCAACATCATGGCGGGCGTCGAAGCCCGCGAACTTGGTGCGTCGCGAGTGATGTGTGTCGTCGGTCGACCTGATTACGCCAACGTCGTCGCCAAACTTGGTATCGACCGCGCGGTCAGCGAACGAGACGTTTTGGCTCGCCAAATCCTCGGTTTTTTAAACGAAGGCGCGATCATCTCGCAAAGCCGATTGCCCAGCGGCGAGATCGGCGTCTATGAACTCGAGGTCGTCGAAGGGACGCGGGTGACGTCGGCCACGCTTGCCGATTTGCCGTTGGCCGGACGCTGTTTGATCGCCGCGATCCAACGCGATGGTTTTGTGCGAGTTCCGCGAGCCGACGATCAATTGAAGCCTGGGGATATTGTCGTCGCGTTGGTCGACCAAGCCTCGGCCGAAGAGTCCCTCGGATTGTTCAACGCGCCCACGCGGGGAAAAGCAAATTCGCCTAGCTAA